One Thermococcus kodakarensis KOD1 genomic window carries:
- a CDS encoding ribosomal biogenesis protein, whose translation MMLITTSHRPTRRTRSFGHDLEKVFPNSLYLTRGKKTIQDLLMEAYDRGYERLLIINVWKGNPLKMTFIKVDPEDWGYIGYLYLHGIKLQREIGFRNIPPIREEMPFVVTTAKRVGIDHTAFAQVFAELTGGKFVPRGNKSLQTIADKNNTDVIGVIENYPRGMAVNFYRFDITRERPVGPLILVKIWIMEDGRRWDYKEALGIKPKE comes from the coding sequence ATGATGCTGATAACAACGTCCCACCGGCCGACCAGGAGGACGAGGAGCTTCGGCCACGATCTTGAGAAAGTCTTCCCGAACTCACTTTACCTGACTAGGGGTAAGAAGACCATCCAGGATCTTCTCATGGAGGCCTACGATAGGGGCTACGAGAGACTCCTAATAATCAACGTCTGGAAGGGCAACCCGCTCAAGATGACCTTCATCAAAGTTGATCCAGAGGACTGGGGATACATCGGCTACCTCTACCTTCACGGGATAAAGCTCCAGCGCGAGATTGGCTTCAGGAACATACCCCCGATAAGGGAGGAGATGCCCTTTGTGGTGACGACGGCCAAGAGGGTCGGGATAGATCACACGGCCTTCGCCCAGGTCTTCGCCGAACTAACCGGCGGAAAGTTCGTCCCGAGGGGCAACAAGAGCCTCCAGACGATAGCGGACAAGAACAACACAGACGTTATCGGCGTCATAGAGAACTACCCGCGCGGAATGGCTGTGAACTTCTATCGCTTTGACATAACCCGGGAGCGCCCGGTCGGTCCGCTCATCCTCGTCAAAATATGGATAATGGAAGACGGCCGGAGATGGGACTACAAGGAAGCACTCGGCATCAAGCCGAAGGAGTAG
- a CDS encoding monovalent cation/H+ antiporter complex subunit F yields MAQENFLVVLPYAVAFLVFTATLVSYRVIFGPTLADRAVALNTATTKAVVIIAMLSILYDAPYLLDVSIVLLMVNAVGGLIIAKYLEVRA; encoded by the coding sequence ATGGCTCAAGAAAATTTTCTGGTAGTTCTGCCCTACGCGGTGGCTTTCCTCGTGTTTACAGCTACCTTGGTCAGTTACAGAGTTATCTTCGGCCCGACGCTCGCTGATAGGGCGGTTGCCCTGAACACTGCGACCACAAAGGCGGTGGTGATAATAGCGATGCTCTCGATCCTCTACGATGCCCCCTACCTGCTCGACGTGAGCATAGTGCTCCTCATGGTGAACGCCGTAGGAGGACTTATCATAGCGAAGTACCTGGAGGTGAGGGCGTGA
- a CDS encoding monovalent cation/H+ antiporter subunit E, with the protein MSRMHFYLRQRLEEVRKRVLYESYEAQKLPAWERAGITWLALFAFWIIISGKFSPSHVITGALVTLLIAIITRDFLTDDIRRTGHLLSKAAYIFLFLVPQYLFIMAFRLLESNLRVVKNVILMDINPGIVKVKADLHSDTGLTVLANSITLTPGTLTLDVTKKLGEAYLYVHWIDVETLDGEKAGMKIKGELEEWLKKIFW; encoded by the coding sequence ATGAGCCGCATGCATTTCTATCTCCGACAGCGTCTTGAAGAAGTCCGAAAGAGGGTTCTCTACGAGAGCTATGAGGCCCAGAAGCTCCCGGCGTGGGAACGGGCCGGAATCACGTGGCTGGCCCTCTTTGCATTCTGGATCATTATAAGCGGGAAGTTCTCGCCATCGCACGTAATTACCGGGGCACTCGTGACGCTTCTGATAGCGATTATAACTAGGGACTTTCTTACCGACGATATAAGGCGGACGGGACACCTCCTCTCGAAGGCGGCCTACATATTCCTATTCCTCGTTCCGCAGTACCTCTTCATCATGGCCTTTCGACTGCTTGAGAGCAACCTGAGGGTCGTCAAGAACGTCATCCTCATGGATATAAACCCTGGAATAGTGAAAGTGAAGGCTGATCTTCACTCGGACACTGGTTTAACCGTCCTTGCGAACTCCATAACGCTCACACCCGGCACTCTAACGCTCGACGTCACCAAAAAGCTCGGCGAGGCCTACCTCTACGTCCACTGGATTGATGTTGAGACGCTCGACGGGGAGAAGGCCGGAATGAAGATAAAGGGGGAGCTTGAGGAATGGCTCAAGAAAATTTTCTGGTAG
- a CDS encoding 50S ribosomal protein L37ae: protein MGRTTKVGSAGRFGPRYGLKIRRRVAAVEARMKQKHVCPVCGRKAVRRISTGIWQCQKCGATFAGGAYLPTTPAGKVAKRVTASKA, encoded by the coding sequence ATGGGAAGGACTACTAAGGTCGGATCCGCTGGAAGGTTTGGCCCCAGGTACGGTCTCAAGATAAGGAGAAGAGTTGCGGCCGTTGAGGCCAGGATGAAGCAGAAGCACGTCTGCCCGGTCTGCGGAAGGAAGGCAGTCAGGAGGATAAGCACTGGAATCTGGCAGTGCCAGAAGTGCGGTGCCACCTTCGCCGGCGGCGCCTACCTGCCGACCACCCCGGCGGGGAAGGTCGCCAAGCGCGTTACGGCCTCCAAGGCCTGA
- a CDS encoding integrase, translating into MNPGRGLERQKGTSSPDISLNEKWSQLQDAYAKWLSLRVSTEETKFRYISTLEKFFNTYAIKTYEDLQEILAETGYKRHITKALRSFAKFLRNRGIITRDQYLDLKEIIWVKPTHPRKVNVPDAQIREALKYYEQKDPILATIYKTLVFSGLRLKAVIELFNEFDPEKLILPREYPNIAKYPIHKQKGQKKAFYAYLPRDFALTELEQLPLDYEHVKNRLRVKLRSVRNTEKSVQFSAAAVREWFATFLARKGCPFEVINFIQGRAERGVLEKHYLNLEILADEWYSSVVDDLKLVLEGGWRSKRAKLGISLRGEEK; encoded by the coding sequence TTGAACCCGGGGCGCGGGCTCGAAAGGCAGAAGGGGACGTCCTCGCCAGATATAAGCCTAAACGAAAAGTGGTCTCAGCTCCAAGATGCCTATGCAAAATGGCTCTCCCTCAGAGTCTCCACCGAGGAAACGAAATTCCGCTATATTTCAACCCTTGAGAAGTTTTTCAATACATACGCTATCAAGACATATGAAGACCTCCAGGAGATCCTTGCCGAGACAGGCTACAAAAGACACATAACCAAGGCCCTGAGGAGCTTTGCGAAGTTCCTGAGGAATCGCGGCATAATCACTCGCGACCAGTACCTTGATCTGAAGGAGATTATTTGGGTCAAGCCAACACACCCGAGAAAAGTGAACGTTCCAGACGCGCAGATTAGGGAGGCTCTAAAGTACTACGAACAAAAAGACCCTATTCTGGCGACGATCTACAAGACCCTCGTCTTCTCTGGCCTGAGACTAAAGGCAGTAATTGAGCTCTTCAATGAGTTTGATCCTGAGAAACTGATCCTCCCAAGAGAGTACCCAAACATTGCCAAGTATCCAATTCACAAACAGAAGGGCCAGAAAAAAGCCTTCTACGCTTACTTACCGCGCGACTTTGCCCTCACTGAGCTTGAGCAACTTCCCCTTGACTATGAACATGTAAAGAACAGGCTACGCGTCAAGCTCCGCTCGGTTAGAAACACTGAGAAGAGCGTTCAGTTCTCCGCGGCCGCGGTAAGGGAGTGGTTCGCAACGTTCCTCGCGAGGAAAGGCTGCCCATTTGAGGTCATTAACTTCATCCAGGGCAGGGCCGAGCGCGGAGTTCTGGAAAAACACTACCTCAACCTTGAGATCCTGGCCGATGAGTGGTATTCCTCGGTTGTTGACGACCTGAAGCTCGTTTTAGAAGGCGGCTGGCGCTCGAAACGCGCCAAATTGGGCATCTCGTTGAGAGGTGAGGAGAAATGA
- a CDS encoding DNA-directed RNA polymerase subunit P — MATAVYRCAKCGKEVELDLATAREVRCPYCGSKILYKPRPRVARRVKAI; from the coding sequence ATGGCGACCGCCGTTTATCGCTGTGCAAAATGCGGTAAGGAAGTCGAGCTTGACCTCGCGACCGCGAGGGAAGTCCGCTGCCCGTACTGCGGCAGCAAGATACTTTACAAGCCCAGGCCCCGTGTTGCCCGCAGGGTCAAGGCCATCTGA
- the mnhG gene encoding monovalent cation/H(+) antiporter subunit G, with protein MIELLFLLFGLFIMFFGALGLLRFPDVYTRLHATAKCDTGGAINILLALALASDFPLTGKLKFLVIAFTIAMINPMVSHAIARAAYKSGIKPKAVVDMYAWDNP; from the coding sequence GTGATAGAGCTCCTATTCCTCCTCTTCGGACTGTTCATAATGTTCTTCGGGGCCCTCGGTTTGCTCCGCTTTCCCGATGTTTACACGAGGCTACACGCGACTGCGAAGTGCGATACGGGAGGGGCGATAAACATACTTCTGGCCCTGGCCCTCGCATCGGACTTTCCCCTCACGGGAAAGCTGAAGTTTCTGGTGATAGCGTTCACGATAGCCATGATAAACCCGATGGTCAGCCACGCGATAGCGAGGGCCGCTTACAAGAGCGGAATAAAGCCGAAAGCGGTGGTGGACATGTATGCTTGGGACAATCCATGA
- a CDS encoding carboxypeptidase-like regulatory domain-containing protein, which yields MTTEWRDEEMKKLGVLLALLVLFGTLATGTVGAVYIPSSGDFGVYIFGSSSNVTISDGRLVLDATGSEYVRAWLNVTEFQAIEFDYQAYANNVLSGVSFMSGSSGVGLTFIEYDTGSIEVRKISGANYPQYDGSSDTIGGSIDAGTSFRNKYVHFRIEFQQRGTEWDLLVYKDGFLLYNLTNVQQHIDPLSIEKVVFGVPAVGIGNNLGWQGKVEFNNIQIYEVEYHIQLSLKDALSNQPLTGVTVKENGNVIGTLDDGGSLDLTKGTHTLTFEKSGYWSVTKTIDVQGDMTVSVEMYPDSAAFKFENFPSDISIPENTIYTLTFTLSPISTDAAYNTYLSLSGLSNVLEVQKDGQAVSPESGKYYLGDISGPTQISIKFKAGAVGQHGFTLSFESHDAIMSKTYTTTKSVTYTVEPLPFSVQMPSEWQVGQNELRISESSGQSYLITAVLKDSQGNEVWSDSHAFSPYEAYSFSVNVPSEGQYTLELQWNGQVATYDVTVNPAITLTTKQLTVEKGGEGTIVLHFKNPSSDVQYYTIKVSGGFLPSEINQSISVGPLTEKDVSIAFAVPEDLTYDAYELQVQVLQGNATVFQDKVAVSIGDSGGFTLFGGSSGNTWLWLGVGGLGLLALVGLARRR from the coding sequence TTGACTACGGAGTGGAGGGATGAAGAGATGAAGAAACTCGGTGTTTTGCTCGCTCTGTTGGTGCTGTTCGGAACGCTGGCAACGGGCACGGTTGGGGCTGTTTATATTCCGTCTAGTGGAGATTTCGGGGTGTATATCTTTGGGTCTTCGTCTAATGTAACAATATCGGACGGTCGGTTGGTCTTAGATGCTACGGGGTCTGAGTACGTCAGGGCTTGGCTTAATGTTACTGAGTTTCAGGCTATCGAGTTTGATTATCAGGCGTACGCAAATAACGTTTTATCTGGTGTGTCTTTTATGTCAGGGAGTTCAGGGGTTGGCTTAACTTTCATTGAGTATGATACGGGTTCAATCGAGGTTAGGAAAATCTCAGGGGCTAATTATCCTCAGTATGATGGGAGTAGCGACACTATAGGTGGTTCTATTGATGCAGGGACGAGCTTTAGGAATAAGTACGTACATTTTAGAATTGAGTTTCAGCAGAGGGGCACGGAGTGGGATTTACTGGTATATAAGGACGGTTTCTTATTGTATAATCTGACGAATGTTCAGCAGCATATTGACCCGTTGTCAATCGAGAAGGTAGTTTTTGGTGTTCCGGCTGTAGGCATTGGTAATAACTTGGGCTGGCAGGGGAAGGTCGAGTTTAATAATATACAGATTTATGAGGTTGAGTATCATATTCAGCTCTCGCTCAAGGATGCTCTGAGTAATCAACCCCTCACGGGCGTTACGGTGAAGGAGAACGGTAACGTTATCGGCACGCTGGACGATGGTGGAAGTTTAGATTTAACTAAGGGCACTCATACACTCACTTTCGAGAAAAGCGGGTACTGGAGCGTCACGAAGACGATAGACGTCCAGGGTGACATGACTGTCAGTGTCGAGATGTACCCTGACAGCGCCGCCTTCAAGTTTGAAAACTTCCCGTCTGACATCAGCATTCCCGAGAACACGATTTACACGCTCACTTTCACTCTCTCGCCGATCAGCACCGACGCGGCTTACAACACTTACCTGAGCCTGAGCGGCCTCTCCAACGTCCTCGAAGTCCAGAAAGACGGCCAGGCCGTCTCTCCCGAGTCGGGCAAGTACTATCTCGGCGACATTTCAGGCCCGACACAGATTTCCATCAAGTTCAAGGCGGGCGCGGTCGGCCAGCACGGGTTCACTCTGAGCTTTGAGAGTCATGACGCAATAATGAGCAAGACCTACACGACGACAAAGAGTGTCACCTACACCGTCGAGCCGCTCCCGTTTTCGGTTCAGATGCCCTCTGAATGGCAGGTCGGCCAGAATGAGCTTCGCATCTCGGAAAGCAGTGGCCAGAGTTACCTCATCACGGCGGTTCTGAAGGACAGCCAGGGCAACGAGGTTTGGAGTGATTCCCACGCCTTCAGCCCCTACGAGGCGTACTCCTTCAGCGTCAACGTGCCGAGTGAGGGCCAGTACACGCTCGAACTCCAGTGGAACGGCCAGGTCGCGACCTATGACGTCACCGTGAATCCTGCAATCACGCTCACCACGAAGCAGCTGACAGTCGAGAAGGGTGGCGAGGGCACGATTGTCCTCCACTTCAAGAACCCGTCGAGCGATGTGCAGTATTACACGATCAAGGTCTCGGGCGGCTTCCTGCCGAGCGAGATCAACCAGAGCATTTCGGTCGGCCCGCTCACCGAGAAGGATGTTAGCATAGCCTTCGCCGTGCCAGAAGACCTGACTTACGACGCCTACGAGCTCCAGGTGCAGGTTCTTCAGGGCAACGCGACGGTCTTCCAGGACAAGGTTGCCGTTAGCATTGGAGATTCTGGAGGGTTCACGCTCTTCGGCGGCTCAAGTGGGAACACCTGGCTCTGGCTCGGTGTTGGCGGGCTTGGGCTTCTCGCTTTAGTTGGACTTGCCAGGAGGAGGTGA